From a single Intestinibaculum porci genomic region:
- the parE gene encoding DNA topoisomerase IV subunit B, giving the protein MSSHYDESDIQILKGLEAVRKRPGMYIGSTDSRGLHHLIWEIVDNSIDEALAGYGKKITVTLHKDDSVTVADEGRGMPTGTNQETGRPTPEVILTVLHAGGKFSSDGGYKTSGGLHGVGSSVVNALSEYLDLTIYRDGTIYKQRFSQGGSVIDEPEIGGKTKKTGTVIHFKPDITIFNKINFNFSTVSERLREDAFLLKGIEMVLIDERSEREEHYHYEHGLEEFISWLNSGKHKSISKIVSFDDTAHEIETEIALQFNDGYSENIVSFVNLVRTGDGGTHEMGFKSGLTKVFNEYARKYELLKKKDKNLEGSDVREGLTAIISIKVPEELLQFEGQTKGKLGTPIARNILEQVTIEQLTYYLEENKEEADALVAKMIKAASARNAARKAREAERGSKAKRERQILSGKLAPAQSKNKHKNELYLVEGDSAGGSAKQGRDRKFQAILPLRGKVVNTERASLADVLKNEEIATMINTINAGYGSDFHAEDSAYDKIIIMTDADTDGAHIQILLLTFFYRYMKGLIQAGKVYIAMPPLYKVAKKNGKPIYCWDDKELEEAKKKVGRGYNVQRYKGLGEMNADQLWETTMNPETRTLIQVGIEDAALVERRVSVLMGDKVEPRREWIEDNVAFSMGDDFDAFTMDQKQLLGGHDGKR; this is encoded by the coding sequence ATGTCCAGTCATTATGATGAGTCTGATATTCAGATTTTAAAAGGACTTGAAGCCGTAAGAAAGAGACCAGGGATGTATATCGGTTCAACCGATAGTCGTGGTTTACACCACCTGATCTGGGAAATTGTCGATAACTCAATTGATGAAGCGTTAGCGGGTTATGGCAAAAAAATTACGGTGACTTTACATAAAGATGACAGTGTGACTGTCGCCGATGAAGGACGTGGGATGCCGACAGGGACCAATCAGGAAACGGGTCGACCAACCCCAGAAGTCATTTTGACGGTGCTTCATGCCGGAGGAAAATTCTCGAGTGATGGCGGTTATAAGACTTCAGGCGGCTTACATGGTGTTGGGTCTTCTGTTGTCAATGCCTTAAGTGAATATTTAGATTTAACCATCTATCGTGATGGTACTATTTATAAACAGCGTTTTTCGCAAGGCGGCAGTGTGATTGATGAACCGGAAATTGGCGGGAAAACCAAGAAAACCGGAACAGTCATTCATTTTAAACCAGATATTACGATTTTTAATAAAATTAACTTTAATTTCTCGACCGTTTCTGAACGTTTACGCGAAGATGCTTTTTTATTAAAAGGCATTGAAATGGTGCTTATTGATGAACGCAGTGAGCGCGAAGAACATTATCATTATGAACATGGGCTAGAAGAATTTATCAGCTGGCTCAATAGCGGAAAACATAAAAGCATTTCAAAGATTGTCAGCTTTGATGATACCGCCCATGAAATTGAAACGGAAATTGCCTTACAGTTTAATGATGGCTATTCGGAAAATATTGTCTCTTTCGTTAACTTAGTGCGTACCGGTGATGGCGGAACCCACGAAATGGGCTTTAAATCGGGCTTAACGAAAGTGTTCAATGAATATGCCCGGAAATATGAACTGCTCAAAAAGAAAGATAAAAACTTAGAAGGCAGTGATGTGCGAGAAGGGTTAACAGCGATCATCTCGATTAAAGTGCCAGAAGAATTATTACAGTTCGAAGGGCAGACCAAAGGAAAATTAGGGACACCGATCGCCCGTAATATTTTAGAGCAGGTGACGATTGAACAGTTAACCTATTACTTAGAAGAAAATAAAGAAGAAGCGGATGCGTTAGTCGCTAAGATGATCAAAGCGGCGAGTGCTCGTAATGCGGCGCGTAAAGCAAGAGAAGCGGAACGGGGCAGTAAAGCGAAAAGAGAACGTCAGATTTTAAGTGGAAAATTGGCCCCTGCGCAGTCAAAAAATAAGCATAAAAATGAATTGTACTTAGTCGAAGGGGATTCCGCCGGCGGCAGCGCGAAGCAAGGCCGTGATCGTAAGTTCCAGGCCATCTTGCCGCTGCGTGGGAAAGTCGTCAATACGGAACGTGCATCGCTAGCGGATGTGCTGAAAAATGAAGAAATTGCGACGATGATCAATACGATCAATGCTGGTTATGGCTCAGATTTCCATGCCGAAGATTCGGCTTATGATAAAATCATTATCATGACCGATGCCGATACCGATGGGGCACATATTCAGATCTTGTTATTAACGTTCTTCTATCGCTATATGAAAGGTCTTATCCAGGCTGGAAAAGTGTATATTGCCATGCCGCCATTATATAAAGTGGCGAAGAAAAATGGTAAACCGATCTACTGCTGGGATGATAAAGAACTCGAAGAAGCGAAAAAGAAAGTTGGCCGCGGTTATAATGTTCAGCGTTACAAAGGGTTAGGGGAAATGAATGCGGACCAGTTATGGGAAACGACGATGAATCCGGAAACCCGTACGCTTATTCAGGTGGGCATTGAAGATGCAGCTTTAGTGGAACGTCGCGTCTCTGTCTTAATGGGTGATAAAGTCGAACCACGTCGTGAATGGATTGAAGATAATGTGGCCTTCTCCATGGGCGATG